The proteins below are encoded in one region of Nitrospira sp.:
- a CDS encoding histidinol-phosphate transaminase codes for MPLKVHPDIASLVPYVPGKPIDELQRELGLPRAVKLASNENPIGPSPKALAVLAEAAPTLHRYPDGGAFRLRGALAERWKVSSDHVILGNGSDELLGLLARTFLSPGDEAVMAEHTFVIYKMEVQAAHGVVVEVPQKNWYHDLPAMAAAITDKTRLLFVCNPNNPTGTMATKAEIAALMALVPEHVVVVFDEAYYEYVRHAEFPDSIGYVKAGRNAVVLRTFSKIYGLAGLRIGYGLTTPEITNYLNRIRPPFNANSMAQRAALAALDDEAHVAASRSLNHAEMDKVRAGLQRLGFEALPSETNFLYFDVGRDGRAVFDALLRKGIIIRHIDGRMVRVTIGLPEENQLFLSALQEVLGASR; via the coding sequence ATGCCATTGAAGGTGCATCCCGATATTGCGTCCCTCGTGCCATACGTTCCTGGAAAGCCTATCGACGAACTGCAGCGGGAGCTGGGCCTGCCGCGCGCCGTCAAGTTGGCCTCTAATGAAAATCCCATTGGTCCCTCGCCGAAAGCACTCGCCGTCTTGGCCGAAGCCGCGCCCACACTGCACCGCTACCCCGATGGTGGGGCGTTCCGGTTGCGCGGAGCGCTGGCGGAACGATGGAAGGTTTCGTCGGACCACGTCATTCTTGGGAACGGTTCAGACGAACTGCTGGGACTCCTGGCGCGCACGTTTTTGTCGCCGGGAGATGAAGCGGTCATGGCCGAGCATACCTTCGTGATTTATAAAATGGAGGTGCAGGCGGCGCATGGCGTAGTGGTGGAAGTGCCGCAGAAAAATTGGTATCACGATTTGCCGGCCATGGCGGCGGCCATCACCGACAAGACGCGGCTGCTCTTTGTCTGCAATCCCAACAACCCGACCGGCACCATGGCCACCAAGGCTGAAATTGCGGCGTTGATGGCGCTTGTCCCCGAGCACGTCGTGGTGGTGTTCGATGAAGCCTACTACGAATATGTTCGGCATGCGGAGTTTCCTGACTCGATCGGATATGTGAAGGCCGGGCGGAATGCCGTCGTGTTGCGGACCTTCTCGAAGATCTATGGCCTAGCCGGCCTGCGCATCGGCTACGGTCTGACGACGCCGGAAATCACCAACTATTTGAATCGAATCCGTCCGCCGTTCAACGCGAACAGTATGGCGCAACGTGCGGCCCTGGCGGCACTGGATGACGAGGCCCATGTGGCCGCGAGTCGATCGCTCAATCATGCGGAGATGGACAAGGTGCGGGCCGGCCTGCAGCGTCTCGGCTTTGAGGCATTGCCGAGCGAAACGAATTTCCTCTATTTCGATGTCGGGAGGGATGGGCGTGCAGTGTTCGATGCGCTGCTACGCAAAGGCATCATCATTCGTCATATCGACGGCCGCATGGTGCGGGTCACCATCGGCCTCCCGGAAGAAAATCAACTGTTCCTGAGCGCGCTGCAAGAGGTGCTGGGCGCGTCGCGATAA
- the aroF gene encoding 3-deoxy-7-phosphoheptulonate synthase — MIIVLKPDASEREVDHIIDRLRELGLKSHISTGQERTIIGVIGDDRILHNQPLTALAGVESVLPILAPWKLVSREFKKENTIIDVNGVKIGDKKITIMAGPCAVERLELTVGIAHEVKSSGATVLRGGAYKPRTSPYSFQGLGREGLDYLVEAKKQTGLPVVSEILDTRDIELFLEKADIIQIGARNMQNFELLKEVGAYDKPVLLKRGLSATIKEFLLSAEYIMSRGNRNVMLCERGIRTFETQYRNTLDLAAIPTLKDLSHLPVIVDPSHATGKWDLVAPMSKAAIAAGADGLLIEVHSNPECALCDGEESIPPSKFKELMGDLRKIAAAVDRTL, encoded by the coding sequence ATGATTATTGTCTTGAAGCCTGATGCTTCGGAGCGGGAAGTCGATCACATCATCGACCGGCTTCGCGAACTGGGGCTGAAGTCGCACATTTCCACTGGCCAGGAGCGTACCATCATCGGGGTGATCGGGGACGATCGGATTCTGCACAATCAGCCGTTGACCGCGTTGGCCGGGGTCGAAAGTGTGTTGCCGATCCTGGCTCCCTGGAAACTGGTCAGCCGGGAATTCAAAAAAGAGAACACCATCATTGACGTCAATGGGGTCAAGATCGGCGATAAAAAGATCACCATCATGGCCGGCCCCTGTGCGGTCGAACGCTTGGAGTTGACGGTTGGGATCGCGCATGAAGTGAAATCCTCCGGCGCCACGGTCTTGCGCGGCGGTGCGTACAAGCCTCGCACGTCTCCCTATTCGTTCCAGGGCCTTGGCCGGGAAGGGTTGGACTATCTGGTAGAGGCGAAGAAGCAGACGGGGCTTCCGGTCGTGAGCGAGATTCTAGACACCCGTGATATCGAGCTGTTCCTCGAAAAGGCCGATATCATTCAAATCGGCGCCAGGAACATGCAGAATTTCGAGCTGCTCAAGGAAGTCGGGGCGTACGATAAGCCGGTGTTGTTGAAGCGGGGCCTCTCAGCGACGATCAAGGAATTTCTGTTGTCCGCGGAGTACATCATGTCTCGCGGCAATCGCAATGTGATGCTGTGCGAGCGCGGCATCCGCACGTTTGAAACCCAGTATCGGAACACGCTGGATCTTGCCGCCATCCCCACGCTGAAAGATCTGTCGCATTTGCCGGTGATCGTTGATCCCAGCCACGCGACCGGCAAATGGGATCTAGTGGCGCCAATGTCGAAAGCAGCCATTGCGGCGGGAGCCGATGGGCTGCTGATCGAAGTGCATTCCAATCCCGAGTGTGCGCTCTGTGACGGGGAGGAATCGATTCCGCCATCGAAGTTCAAAGAGTTGATGGGCGACTTGCGGAAGATTGCTGCCGCAGTTGATCGCACCCTGTAA
- a CDS encoding prephenate dehydrogenase/arogenate dehydrogenase family protein: MKTPHFKQVAIIGVGLIGGSLGMILRRHKVADSVVGIGRRVENLKTAVEVGAIDRYVSDPREGVEDADFVLLATPVDTYERHLQEWAGCLKPGTIVSDVGSVKGELVTRSEALLPSAVRFVGAHPIAGKEKTGVAAGSETLFSGARCILTPTTKTDPEALQIVRTMWELAGSIVLEMDPFLHDKILGAVSHLPHVAAFALMTALADVRDHGVPELDLAGHSGGGLRDTTRIAASSPEMWRDIFLWNRDNVVSLIETYERHLGELKRLIAAGDAAGIEKQLDKAKHEREQLGLKTPRKA; this comes from the coding sequence ATGAAGACACCACATTTTAAACAGGTGGCGATTATCGGCGTCGGGCTCATCGGCGGCTCGCTGGGCATGATCCTGCGTCGACACAAAGTGGCGGATTCCGTGGTCGGTATCGGGCGCCGGGTGGAGAATTTGAAAACGGCGGTGGAGGTTGGTGCCATCGACCGGTACGTCTCAGATCCGCGCGAGGGGGTCGAAGACGCTGACTTTGTCCTGCTAGCGACGCCGGTTGATACCTACGAGCGCCATCTGCAGGAGTGGGCCGGATGTCTCAAGCCGGGCACCATCGTGAGTGATGTCGGCAGCGTGAAGGGCGAATTGGTGACGCGTTCAGAAGCGTTACTGCCGTCAGCCGTAAGGTTCGTGGGGGCGCATCCCATTGCTGGCAAGGAAAAAACCGGGGTGGCTGCCGGTTCGGAGACGCTCTTTTCAGGTGCGCGCTGCATTCTGACGCCCACCACGAAGACTGACCCCGAGGCGTTGCAGATCGTTCGCACGATGTGGGAGCTGGCCGGGTCGATTGTCCTGGAGATGGATCCGTTCCTTCACGACAAGATTCTCGGTGCCGTCAGTCACTTGCCGCATGTGGCGGCCTTTGCGTTGATGACTGCCCTGGCGGATGTGCGCGACCATGGTGTGCCGGAGCTGGATCTGGCCGGTCATTCAGGCGGAGGCTTGCGAGACACCACACGAATCGCTGCCAGTTCGCCGGAAATGTGGCGGGACATTTTTTTGTGGAACCGTGACAATGTGGTCTCGCTGATCGAAACCTATGAACGGCATTTGGGCGAGCTGAAGCGCTTGATCGCCGCCGGGGACGCCGCCGGGATTGAAAAGCAATTGGACAAGGCCAAGCACGAGCGGGAACAACTCGGGCTCAAGACGCCGCGGAAAGCTTAG
- the aroA gene encoding 3-phosphoshikimate 1-carboxyvinyltransferase has protein sequence MASLTITPGRPLKGTITVPGDKSVTHRAIILTALAEGASTISDYCRGEDCLNTMRAFQSLGVRIEESPRTLHVTGKGMWGLTEPFGPIDCGNSGTGIRLMAGLLAGQDFFTILTGDESIRRRPMGRVVKPLRTMGATIAGRKGGELAPLAITGTRLRGVSYVSPVASAQIKSSLLFAALYADGLTTISEPRLSRDHTERMFAYFGIPFQREGCTVRIEGRPSVRWAGKPVVVPGDLSAAAFFLVGASIVPDSDVTIRNVGMNPTRTGLIDILQQMGAHIEVLNPREEAGEPVADLRVRSKPLHGVRIGPDQIPQTIDEFPILCVAAAVAEGETVVTGAEELRVKESDRIATMAKELRAMGARIEERPDGMVIQGLGRNGMNGALTGATCESHGDHRVAMSAAIGALTATQPTQVLDTACIETSFPDFDGKLRELLTDSGNRL, from the coding sequence ATGGCATCGTTGACGATCACTCCAGGGCGGCCGCTCAAAGGCACCATTACGGTGCCGGGGGATAAGTCTGTCACGCATCGGGCCATCATTCTCACGGCTCTCGCCGAAGGCGCGAGCACCATCAGCGACTATTGCCGGGGCGAAGATTGTCTGAACACCATGCGGGCGTTCCAGTCGCTGGGGGTGCGCATTGAAGAGTCACCTCGAACCTTGCACGTTACCGGGAAGGGCATGTGGGGATTGACGGAGCCGTTCGGGCCGATCGACTGCGGAAATTCGGGGACGGGAATTCGGTTGATGGCCGGCCTACTGGCCGGGCAAGATTTTTTCACCATCCTGACCGGAGACGAATCGATCCGGCGTCGCCCGATGGGGCGTGTGGTGAAGCCCTTGCGGACGATGGGAGCGACTATCGCCGGGCGTAAAGGTGGAGAGCTGGCTCCCTTGGCCATCACCGGGACTCGGTTGCGAGGTGTATCCTACGTCTCGCCCGTGGCGAGCGCGCAGATCAAGTCGTCCCTCCTGTTCGCCGCGCTCTACGCCGATGGCCTGACGACGATCTCGGAGCCGCGACTCTCACGGGACCACACCGAACGGATGTTTGCCTATTTCGGGATCCCGTTCCAGCGAGAGGGCTGCACGGTGCGGATCGAGGGGCGGCCGTCCGTACGCTGGGCCGGGAAGCCGGTGGTCGTGCCGGGAGATCTGTCAGCCGCGGCATTTTTTCTCGTCGGCGCTTCGATTGTTCCGGATTCCGATGTGACGATTCGCAATGTGGGGATGAATCCGACACGAACCGGCTTGATCGACATCCTGCAACAGATGGGTGCGCATATCGAGGTGCTGAATCCGCGCGAAGAGGCCGGAGAGCCGGTGGCCGATCTGCGGGTACGGTCCAAGCCGCTTCACGGTGTGCGGATCGGGCCGGACCAGATTCCTCAGACCATAGACGAATTCCCCATTCTGTGCGTAGCTGCCGCGGTAGCGGAGGGGGAGACGGTGGTCACCGGTGCCGAGGAGTTGCGGGTGAAAGAGAGCGATCGCATCGCCACGATGGCGAAGGAATTGCGGGCAATGGGCGCGCGAATCGAAGAGCGGCCGGACGGCATGGTGATCCAAGGGTTGGGACGCAATGGCATGAATGGGGCGCTCACCGGCGCGACATGCGAAAGCCATGGCGACCACCGGGTTGCGATGTCCGCCGCCATCGGAGCGTTGACTGCCACGCAGCCGACTCAGGTTCTCGATACGGCTTGTATCGAGACCTCATTCCCGGATTTTGACGGGAAGCTTCGTGAACTGTTGACTGATTCTGGGAACCGTCTATAG
- a CDS encoding (d)CMP kinase produces MPESADVNRGKRGLIIAIDGPAGVGKSTVARLLARQLGYLYLDTGALYRGIAWKVQDMEVPADDHLAIAALLPKTTLQMACGPEQSHVLLDGRDITGDLRTPSVTALASVVSAIPAVREWLLPVQRKIGAEGCVVAEGRDIGTKVFPKADVKFFLEADPDVRATRRHRELVAAGHSVHFDQTKRDLSGRDDRDRSRAVAPLIPAPDAEHIDTSSLPVEAVVEQMLAVVAARL; encoded by the coding sequence GTGCCTGAGAGCGCTGACGTGAACCGGGGCAAACGTGGCTTGATCATCGCCATCGATGGTCCAGCCGGGGTGGGAAAGAGTACGGTTGCGCGACTGTTGGCGCGGCAACTGGGCTATCTCTATTTGGATACCGGGGCGTTGTATCGAGGCATTGCCTGGAAGGTGCAGGACATGGAAGTCCCTGCCGATGACCATCTGGCCATCGCCGCCTTGCTGCCGAAGACGACCTTGCAGATGGCCTGTGGGCCAGAACAGTCTCACGTGCTCCTGGACGGCCGAGACATCACCGGGGATTTACGAACGCCCTCGGTGACAGCGCTGGCTTCCGTCGTGTCGGCCATTCCAGCCGTTCGCGAATGGCTGCTGCCGGTGCAGCGAAAGATCGGGGCGGAAGGCTGTGTCGTGGCTGAAGGCCGAGATATCGGCACCAAGGTCTTTCCCAAAGCCGACGTGAAGTTTTTCCTGGAAGCCGATCCCGACGTGCGAGCCACCAGGCGGCATCGTGAATTGGTAGCGGCCGGGCATTCGGTGCACTTTGACCAGACGAAGCGCGACTTGAGCGGGCGGGATGATCGCGACCGCTCTCGTGCGGTGGCGCCCTTAATCCCCGCGCCCGATGCCGAACACATTGATACGTCGAGCTTGCCGGTGGAAGCCGTCGTGGAACAGATGCTGGCTGTGGTTGCGGCGCGATTGTGA
- a CDS encoding 1-acyl-sn-glycerol-3-phosphate acyltransferase: MSSALYGLLWILSRTIGWVCFRYRTIGTVPRQGGLLIASNHASYLDIPLLGCGVSRRVWYMGRHDLFPIPLLNGLLQALGWIPLRIGRLDRDAFSKAVALIKEDKAVAIFPEGGRTMTGALKPGKPGIGVIVSQTGCRVVPAHIGGTFDVLPPGAKWPRFRPVTVSYGEPLDFSADATRLEGKAFYQHVSRTVMAKIAELGQVPNPGDGPAQAGTPHDAAATPTAQSCNAE, encoded by the coding sequence GTGAGCTCCGCACTCTATGGTCTGTTGTGGATCCTGTCTCGTACCATCGGATGGGTGTGTTTCCGGTATCGGACCATCGGCACGGTGCCGCGGCAGGGAGGACTCCTGATCGCCTCGAACCATGCCAGCTATCTGGATATCCCACTGCTTGGTTGTGGCGTTTCCAGACGAGTCTGGTACATGGGCCGGCACGATCTGTTTCCGATTCCGCTGCTCAACGGCCTGCTGCAAGCACTGGGATGGATTCCGTTACGGATCGGTCGCCTGGATCGGGATGCCTTCAGTAAAGCGGTCGCCTTGATCAAAGAAGACAAGGCGGTGGCCATTTTCCCCGAAGGCGGGCGGACGATGACCGGCGCGTTGAAGCCGGGCAAGCCGGGCATCGGCGTGATTGTGTCCCAGACAGGGTGTCGGGTCGTACCGGCGCATATCGGGGGCACATTTGATGTGCTGCCGCCGGGCGCGAAGTGGCCGAGGTTTCGCCCTGTCACCGTGTCCTATGGGGAGCCCTTGGATTTTTCCGCAGATGCCACGCGGTTGGAAGGGAAAGCGTTTTATCAACATGTCAGTCGGACGGTGATGGCGAAAATCGCGGAGCTCGGACAGGTTCCGAATCCGGGGGACGGTCCGGCCCAGGCCGGCACACCTCATGATGCCGCCGCCACACCTACAGCCCAGTCTTGCAACGCTGAGTAA
- a CDS encoding 30S ribosomal protein S1 encodes MSTATPQSEPKLDRDALAAMYEETFRNFEEGTITEGMVVAIGKDKVVVDIGYKSEGMIPADQFSHEELGQLKVGDRLQVYLEECEDADGNLVLSKEKADKMKIWEELEKLHKEEKSIEGKIISRIKGGMMVDIGVKAFLPGSQIDLHPVRDLDSLVGKTFPLKIIKINHRRGNVVVSRRVLLEETRDRRRQTTLSTLKEGQLIQGTVKNITDYGAFIDLGGIDGLLHITDMSWGRVGHPSELFQVSDKVEVTVLKYDRETGRISLGLKQKSADPWTGVAGKYPVGTRVRGRVVSLTDYGAFVELEPGVEGLVHVSEMSWTHEVRHPSRVVSVGDQVEAAVLNIDPGSRKISLGMKQTAPNPWDMIEAKYPAGTRIEGKVKSLTDFGAFVGLEEGIDGLIHISDMSWTKHIKHPSELFKKGQKVDAVVIRIDKEKERLSLGYKQLSRDPWEEQIPNKYRVGDSITGKVSKIADFGLFIELDGDVEGLIHISEVGLDANVRMEEKFKLQDEVTAKIIKVDREERKIALSLRDHQLDSDRRQVEEFHASQGGIDQSLGRAAKQSRKRKDNQGDSEA; translated from the coding sequence ATGAGTACTGCCACACCCCAGAGCGAACCCAAACTTGATCGCGATGCCTTAGCGGCGATGTATGAGGAAACCTTCCGCAATTTTGAGGAAGGCACCATCACCGAAGGCATGGTGGTCGCCATTGGCAAAGACAAGGTCGTGGTCGATATCGGCTACAAGTCCGAGGGGATGATTCCGGCCGACCAATTCTCCCACGAGGAATTGGGACAGTTGAAAGTGGGCGATCGTCTCCAGGTGTATCTCGAAGAATGCGAGGATGCCGACGGCAATCTGGTGCTCTCCAAAGAAAAAGCCGACAAGATGAAAATCTGGGAGGAATTGGAGAAGCTCCACAAAGAAGAGAAGAGCATCGAGGGCAAAATCATTTCCCGTATCAAGGGCGGCATGATGGTCGACATCGGCGTCAAGGCGTTCTTGCCTGGCTCGCAGATCGATCTGCATCCGGTTCGCGATCTCGACAGCTTGGTCGGGAAGACGTTTCCCCTCAAGATCATCAAGATCAACCATCGCCGCGGCAACGTCGTGGTGTCCCGGCGCGTGTTGTTGGAAGAGACGCGTGACCGTCGGCGTCAGACGACCTTGTCCACGCTGAAGGAAGGCCAGCTGATTCAAGGCACGGTCAAGAACATCACCGATTACGGCGCGTTCATTGACCTCGGCGGTATCGACGGATTGCTGCACATCACCGATATGTCCTGGGGCCGCGTGGGGCATCCCTCCGAGCTGTTCCAGGTCAGCGATAAGGTGGAAGTCACCGTGCTCAAGTACGATCGGGAGACCGGCCGTATTTCGCTCGGCCTGAAGCAGAAGTCGGCGGATCCTTGGACCGGCGTGGCGGGGAAATACCCGGTGGGCACGCGCGTGCGTGGCCGTGTGGTCAGCTTGACCGACTACGGCGCCTTTGTGGAACTGGAGCCGGGAGTCGAAGGTCTGGTGCACGTGTCTGAGATGTCCTGGACGCACGAAGTGCGCCATCCGTCTCGTGTCGTCTCCGTGGGCGATCAGGTTGAGGCCGCTGTGCTAAACATCGATCCAGGAAGCCGCAAGATTTCCCTGGGCATGAAGCAGACCGCCCCAAATCCGTGGGATATGATCGAAGCGAAATATCCGGCGGGGACGCGCATCGAAGGCAAGGTGAAGAGCCTGACCGATTTCGGCGCCTTCGTCGGACTGGAAGAGGGCATCGATGGATTGATTCACATTTCCGATATGTCCTGGACGAAGCACATCAAGCATCCGTCGGAGCTCTTCAAGAAGGGCCAGAAGGTGGATGCCGTTGTGATTCGGATCGATAAGGAAAAGGAACGGCTCTCGCTGGGGTACAAGCAATTGTCTCGTGACCCATGGGAAGAGCAGATTCCGAACAAGTACCGGGTTGGCGATAGCATTACCGGCAAGGTCAGCAAGATCGCCGATTTCGGACTCTTCATCGAGCTCGACGGTGATGTGGAAGGCTTGATCCATATCAGTGAAGTCGGTCTGGACGCCAACGTTCGCATGGAAGAGAAGTTTAAATTGCAGGACGAGGTCACGGCGAAGATCATCAAGGTGGATCGTGAGGAGCGGAAGATCGCGCTCAGCCTGCGTGATCACCAGCTCGATTCCGATCGGCGGCAGGTGGAAGAATTCCACGCGTCCCAAGGCGGGATCGATCAGAGCCTGGGACGTGCGGCCAAGCAGAGCCGGAAGCGTAAGGACAACCAGGGCGACTCAGAAGCCTAG